The following proteins are co-located in the Candidatus Poribacteria bacterium genome:
- the dnaE gene encoding DNA polymerase III subunit alpha — translation MTTEFVHLHNHSEYSMLDGACRIEDMVNWAVENGAPAVALTDHGNMFGAWELYSKATKAGVNPIVGCEVYVAPGSRHERGKGQGSPYHLTLLAEDATGYQNLLKLISLGYTEGFYSRPRIDMEILREYHAGIIALTGCIQGQVPQLLCSNRREEGIQNFKTLMEIMGKDNLYVEVQNHYIDKELEAYPVMVQLAKEFNLPLVATNDCHYLRKSDHEMHDVLLCIQTKKTVNEQNRLRFDNHFYFKSVDEMREALKDYPPEAISNTLAIANRCNLELNYGKNVMPEYEVPEGHTNDSYLRELCYQGLQEKYGTELSEPIRQRLDYELDTISKTDYSGYFLIVWDYVKYAHKQGYPLSARGSAASSLVLYALDVITFNPMDYDCLFERFLNLERISPPDIDIDFADRAREHVINYLRNKYGEDSVGKVATFATLGAKAAIKDVGRALEVPLEDVEKLTELIPSTPGITLDEVLEQIPEFQTLADRPENKELMDLSKSVEGMKRHVSCHASALVVSNGPLTNYVPLFKDKHDQVATQFEGKTVEDVGIVKFDSLGLRSLTETYDCLQMIKANHGQEIKLEEIPFDDEKTYSLLSKGLINGLFQLEASPGMYRVVTQLKPENFEQFSAIPALYRPGPLESGMMQQFIDRKNKLKPVEHIHTSVKDALKNTYGVCVYQEQVMQIARDMAGFTLGEADILRSAMGKKDVALLEAQRDKFIEGAGKNGIDKKEAKRIFDLIEPFARYAFNKSHTVAYSMLAYRMAYLKTHYPHEFMASMMTGEAADSSKITRYRTECKKLAEFLEIEINLIPPDVNSSRREFTVDGNDICFGLVAVKGVGDNAIDAIVDAREQGGSFRSLQDFCERVDTKQVNKRAVESLILSGAFDALEGHRAQHIDNLDNIMRVAQNAQAERDRGQMSLFGDGEEAPVATVTLTDAPEYDPLERLMREKEQLGFYVSGHPLEEYSDIIENYTSASTQTLVEHRIDSEVDVAGMITEVKNIITKKGDSMAVIGLEDLEGAIEVVIFPDAYKTAGELVEGRVVWLRGKVNVNQNNRNRRSENGDTEREERQIQANRVIDIEAVSGQQTSALEVTIPESDVENVEKLERLQEIARANKGDLDLILRLMSPRYGEVIARCAQKYSVAYEPQVVEQVEGLFGKNCVKPSNRTIRGNKSRTSHMDFV, via the coding sequence ATGACAACCGAATTTGTTCATTTACATAACCATAGCGAGTATAGCATGTTGGATGGCGCGTGTCGCATTGAGGACATGGTTAATTGGGCAGTCGAAAATGGCGCGCCTGCTGTCGCACTTACCGATCACGGCAACATGTTCGGGGCATGGGAATTATACAGTAAAGCGACAAAGGCGGGGGTCAACCCAATCGTCGGTTGTGAGGTGTACGTCGCACCCGGCAGCCGACATGAACGCGGGAAGGGGCAGGGCAGTCCTTATCACCTCACGCTGCTTGCAGAGGATGCAACCGGTTACCAGAACCTCTTGAAATTAATATCGCTTGGGTACACAGAAGGTTTTTACAGCAGACCCCGTATCGACATGGAAATCTTGCGTGAATACCACGCTGGGATTATCGCATTGACGGGATGTATCCAAGGACAGGTGCCACAACTCCTCTGTTCAAATCGGCGAGAAGAAGGTATCCAAAACTTCAAAACGCTGATGGAGATAATGGGGAAAGATAACCTCTACGTTGAGGTGCAGAACCACTATATAGACAAGGAACTTGAAGCATATCCTGTAATGGTTCAGTTGGCGAAAGAGTTCAATCTCCCACTCGTTGCCACAAACGATTGCCACTACCTCCGAAAATCCGACCACGAAATGCACGATGTGCTCCTTTGTATACAGACAAAAAAGACTGTCAATGAGCAAAACCGGCTGCGGTTTGACAACCATTTCTATTTTAAAAGTGTTGATGAAATGCGAGAGGCACTCAAAGACTATCCACCTGAAGCCATCAGCAACACGCTTGCGATTGCGAATCGGTGCAACCTTGAACTCAATTATGGCAAAAACGTGATGCCGGAATACGAGGTCCCCGAAGGGCACACAAACGATAGTTATCTCAGGGAGTTGTGCTATCAAGGCTTGCAAGAAAAATATGGTACTGAACTCTCTGAGCCAATTCGGCAGAGACTCGATTACGAGCTGGATACTATTAGCAAAACCGACTACTCCGGTTATTTTCTTATCGTGTGGGATTATGTTAAATATGCCCACAAACAGGGGTACCCACTCTCTGCACGTGGTTCTGCGGCGAGCAGCCTTGTGCTTTACGCCCTTGATGTGATTACCTTCAATCCGATGGATTACGACTGTCTCTTTGAACGGTTCTTAAACCTTGAACGTATCAGCCCCCCGGATATCGATATTGATTTTGCTGACCGTGCCCGTGAACATGTTATTAATTACCTGAGAAATAAATATGGTGAGGATTCTGTCGGCAAAGTCGCCACATTTGCGACCTTGGGCGCAAAAGCCGCCATAAAGGATGTTGGACGCGCGCTTGAAGTGCCTCTCGAAGATGTCGAAAAGTTGACAGAACTGATTCCATCCACTCCTGGAATAACACTCGATGAGGTTTTGGAACAGATACCAGAATTTCAGACACTCGCTGACCGTCCTGAAAATAAAGAGTTGATGGATCTCAGTAAATCTGTCGAAGGCATGAAACGGCACGTCTCTTGTCACGCATCCGCGCTCGTTGTCTCAAACGGTCCATTGACGAACTACGTCCCACTCTTCAAGGATAAACATGACCAAGTCGCAACACAGTTTGAAGGGAAGACGGTTGAGGATGTCGGTATCGTTAAATTCGATTCTCTTGGGCTCCGGAGTCTTACCGAGACATATGACTGCCTACAGATGATTAAGGCAAACCACGGTCAAGAGATTAAGTTGGAAGAGATACCTTTTGATGATGAAAAGACGTATTCTCTGCTCAGTAAAGGATTGATTAACGGTTTATTCCAATTGGAAGCTTCGCCGGGTATGTATCGTGTTGTCACGCAACTCAAACCTGAGAACTTTGAGCAGTTCTCTGCTATTCCGGCTCTCTATCGCCCAGGCCCCTTAGAGAGCGGCATGATGCAACAGTTCATCGATCGAAAGAACAAACTCAAGCCTGTAGAACATATTCACACGTCGGTTAAGGATGCTCTTAAAAATACCTACGGTGTATGTGTCTACCAAGAACAGGTGATGCAAATCGCCCGTGATATGGCAGGTTTTACACTCGGTGAAGCAGACATACTCCGTTCCGCTATGGGAAAGAAGGACGTGGCACTGCTCGAGGCGCAACGTGATAAATTTATTGAAGGGGCAGGGAAAAACGGTATCGACAAAAAAGAAGCGAAAAGGATATTTGATTTGATTGAACCGTTTGCGCGCTATGCCTTCAACAAATCGCATACCGTTGCCTACTCAATGTTAGCGTACCGCATGGCGTATCTGAAAACGCACTACCCGCACGAATTCATGGCATCAATGATGACTGGAGAAGCAGCCGATTCATCCAAGATTACCCGATACCGCACCGAATGTAAGAAACTCGCTGAATTTCTGGAGATAGAAATAAATCTTATACCTCCGGATGTCAACAGCAGTCGGAGAGAATTCACGGTAGACGGCAACGATATCTGTTTCGGACTTGTTGCCGTCAAAGGGGTTGGTGATAACGCGATAGATGCAATCGTGGACGCACGAGAACAAGGGGGGTCATTCAGATCGCTGCAGGATTTCTGTGAACGCGTAGATACGAAGCAGGTGAATAAACGCGCCGTTGAAAGCTTAATTCTCAGCGGCGCATTTGATGCCCTTGAAGGACACCGTGCGCAACATATTGACAACTTAGATAATATCATGAGAGTGGCACAAAACGCACAAGCCGAACGTGACCGTGGACAGATGAGTCTCTTTGGTGATGGAGAGGAAGCACCCGTTGCAACTGTAACGCTTACCGATGCTCCCGAATATGATCCCTTGGAACGCCTTATGCGCGAAAAGGAACAACTCGGTTTCTACGTTTCCGGACATCCACTTGAAGAATATAGTGACATCATTGAAAACTACACGAGTGCAAGCACCCAAACCCTTGTTGAGCATCGTATTGATTCCGAGGTCGATGTAGCTGGCATGATAACGGAAGTTAAAAATATCATCACCAAGAAAGGCGATTCTATGGCGGTGATTGGACTGGAGGATTTGGAAGGCGCGATAGAGGTCGTTATTTTCCCAGATGCATACAAAACAGCAGGGGAACTCGTTGAAGGGCGGGTCGTTTGGCTTCGTGGGAAGGTCAATGTCAACCAGAATAATAGGAATCGGAGGTCTGAAAATGGCGACACCGAGAGGGAAGAACGCCAGATACAGGCAAATCGGGTGATAGATATTGAGGCGGTCAGCGGGCAACAAACCTCTGCACTTGAGGTGACGATTCCAGAGTCTGACGTTGAGAATGTCGAGAAACTGGAAAGGCTTCAAGAAATTGCTCGTGCGAATAAGGGAGATCTGGACCTGATTCTGCGTCTCATGAGTCCTCGCTACGGTGAAGTTATCGCACGGTGTGCTCAAAAGTATAGTGTCGCATACGAACCGCAGGTTGTTGAACAGGTTGAAGGCTTATTTGGGAAAAATTGTGTCAAGCCGAGCAACCGCACGATACGCGGAAATAAAAGCCGCACCTCACACATGGATTTTGTGTAA
- a CDS encoding aldo/keto reductase, whose amino-acid sequence MQYRTLGKTGLSVSEIGYGGGRVRPEHDETSLVNMLHYAMDSGLNYLDTAPDYGGGYSETIIGKAIAGRRESCIIATKTEAYDPDGIAADVEGSLQRLGTDYIDVLQFHGGWFYADDTELILNGGGLAAYLKLKEEGKVRFIGFSADGPSGGTEQLIATGEFDMMQIHYNLMYQSTCDAFGRRGVIPDAVAQEMGIVLMRSTTSNAFQNLMKYCFPNEMANVDVDSFLLNYSISNPLVNVALMSLQSVDDVDWTNAVSDNVDARLDLQAIYGR is encoded by the coding sequence ATGCAGTACCGCACACTCGGTAAAACAGGACTCAGCGTATCAGAGATTGGATATGGCGGCGGTAGGGTCCGTCCAGAGCATGATGAAACATCGCTTGTCAATATGCTGCATTACGCCATGGATTCTGGACTTAACTATTTGGATACTGCTCCCGACTATGGGGGTGGCTACAGCGAGACGATTATCGGTAAAGCGATCGCTGGACGACGGGAATCATGTATTATCGCAACCAAGACGGAAGCCTATGATCCAGACGGCATCGCTGCTGATGTAGAGGGGAGCCTTCAGCGACTGGGTACCGATTATATTGATGTCCTGCAATTCCACGGTGGATGGTTCTACGCCGACGATACAGAATTGATTCTGAACGGTGGTGGGTTGGCAGCTTACCTCAAACTGAAGGAGGAAGGGAAGGTTCGATTTATCGGGTTTTCTGCAGATGGTCCCTCTGGAGGCACAGAGCAACTGATTGCCACTGGCGAGTTTGACATGATGCAGATCCACTACAACCTGATGTATCAGAGTACCTGCGATGCATTCGGTAGGCGCGGTGTCATTCCTGATGCCGTTGCACAGGAGATGGGAATTGTATTGATGCGATCTACCACCAGCAATGCGTTCCAGAATCTCATGAAGTACTGCTTTCCCAATGAGATGGCAAATGTTGATGTGGATAGTTTCCTGCTCAATTATTCTATCTCAAATCCACTCGTGAACGTTGCCCTGATGAGTCTGCAAAGCGTTGACGATGTAGATTGGACAAATGCTGTCTCCGATAATGTCGATGCGCGGTTAGATTTGCAAGCGATTTATGGAAGGTAG
- a CDS encoding MFS transporter gives MQKSRLLLLFLTLFFVMLGFGIIIPNLAYYAKDTGATTTEIAILMSIYSGMQLLFAPIWGRLSDTHGRKPAILLGLLGNAVALVGFGLAKDYVWLLMARSAAGIASAAVLPSVMAYVADITTSEERGRGMGLMGAAMGLGFILGPAIGGIMGSHDLPFFVAGGLSILNFLFALMLLPESLQKDIADETGGDPHEWISPREIFRGTTLKSPLTPLFLVAFFSTFSFAGLEMTFPLFIEDRWNYGEREMGWMFMFMGAIVVPLQGGLLGKLINKFGERRIILTGLLLNALGIVLLIAAYSFASLTLYLTIAGIGNQLIRPTNTSWISKQTQIGQGAAIGIMDAFLSLGRILGPLLGGRLYEKEAYPYVVLAGILIIATLCLYIPLRRIKEQN, from the coding sequence ATGCAAAAATCAAGGCTTCTTCTCCTGTTCTTAACCCTATTCTTCGTGATGCTCGGGTTTGGCATCATCATTCCGAATCTTGCTTATTACGCGAAAGATACTGGAGCAACCACCACTGAAATTGCTATATTAATGTCCATCTACTCTGGGATGCAACTGTTGTTCGCTCCTATCTGGGGTAGGCTCTCGGATACGCACGGCAGAAAACCTGCGATCTTACTTGGATTGCTTGGAAATGCTGTCGCTTTAGTTGGTTTCGGATTGGCGAAAGATTACGTTTGGCTTCTCATGGCTCGTAGTGCAGCGGGTATCGCTTCAGCAGCTGTACTACCGAGTGTAATGGCTTATGTGGCAGATATAACCACGTCAGAGGAACGCGGCAGAGGGATGGGGTTAATGGGTGCTGCGATGGGACTCGGCTTCATCCTCGGACCAGCAATTGGTGGTATCATGGGTAGCCATGACCTACCTTTCTTTGTCGCAGGCGGCTTGTCCATACTCAATTTCCTCTTCGCGCTTATGCTACTGCCAGAATCCCTACAGAAAGACATCGCTGATGAAACAGGTGGAGACCCCCACGAATGGATATCTCCACGCGAGATATTTCGTGGGACAACCCTGAAATCACCGCTGACACCGCTGTTCCTTGTTGCTTTTTTTTCAACCTTCAGCTTCGCAGGATTGGAAATGACGTTTCCACTGTTCATTGAGGATCGCTGGAACTACGGCGAGAGAGAAATGGGATGGATGTTCATGTTTATGGGTGCGATTGTTGTGCCATTGCAGGGTGGATTGCTTGGAAAATTAATTAACAAGTTTGGGGAGCGGCGGATTATTCTTACCGGGTTGCTGCTCAACGCGCTCGGCATAGTGCTACTGATCGCAGCTTACTCCTTCGCATCGCTTACTTTGTATCTCACCATCGCTGGTATCGGTAATCAGTTGATCCGTCCGACGAACACATCGTGGATTTCTAAGCAGACCCAGATTGGTCAAGGTGCGGCTATCGGTATTATGGATGCTTTTTTAAGTTTAGGACGCATTTTAGGACCCCTGCTCGGCGGGCGGCTCTATGAGAAAGAAGCTTATCCTTACGTAGTACTGGCGGGCATCTTGATCATTGCGACGCTCTGTCTGTATATCCCATTGCGACGCATTAAGGAACAAAATTAA
- the acnA gene encoding aconitate hydratase AcnA, with protein sequence MPQPAHNLFNTHRTLESDGFACNYYSLPALEAAGIGSTTALPVSLRILLESLLRNYDGHQITEEDIVNLANWDASAPKALEIPFKPARVVAQDFTGVPLVVDIAAMRSAVAELGGDASMIEPRVPVDLVIDHSIQVDAYGSENAFQFNTQREFERNKERYEFLKWGQQAFEKFNIIPPSIGIVHQVNLEYLAKVVMTEDSLAYPDTVVGTDSHTTMINGLGIVGWGVGGIEAEAAMLGQPVYILTPEVLGVHLKGELREGVTATDLVLTVTQRLRAAAVVDKFVEFFGAGVEALSLPDRATLSNMCPEYGATIGFFPPDAETMRYLRLTGRDETHVDMVEAYLKAQGIFGIPRLGDVTYSDVLEIDLADIEPSIAGPKRPQDRIALSDVKNTFTELLTRPVAEDGFGITEDVDDSDAITHGSVVISAITSCTNTSNPSVMIGAGLLAKKAVEKGLRVPDYVKTSLAPGSRVVTEYLQNTGLLPYLEELGYNVVGYGCTTCIGNSGPLNDVVQEAIDTKNLVTASVLSGNRNFEARVHPEIKANFLMSPPLVVAYGVAGRIDIDFVTEPLGHTTAGEAVYLKDIWPTRQEISEMIAAAVDRRTFREMYESIGNQAPEWEELSGATGVLYPWNERSTYVQHPPFFEGFAREPAPITDIVDARILGIFGDSVTTDHISPAGAIAAASPAGEYLQERGVETRDFNTYGSRRGNDRVMSRGTFANRRVRNLMTPDVEGGWTLQYPEGTQSTIYETALDYSGNDVPTVIFAAQDYGMGSSRDWAAKGPKLLGVKAVVVESFERIHRSNLIGMGVLPLQFKSGENVQTLNLDGSEIISITGFAEDLQPGQMATMKIVRASGETQTTELLIRIDSPVEVEYYKHGGILDYVIRNFLSA encoded by the coding sequence ATGCCCCAACCTGCTCATAATTTATTTAATACACACCGAACCCTTGAAAGTGATGGGTTTGCGTGTAACTACTATTCGCTTCCTGCCTTAGAAGCAGCCGGCATCGGGTCAACAACCGCCTTGCCCGTTAGCCTCCGTATTTTACTCGAATCATTATTGCGAAATTACGATGGACACCAAATTACAGAAGAGGATATTGTAAATTTGGCAAATTGGGACGCGAGTGCTCCAAAAGCCTTGGAGATTCCGTTCAAACCGGCACGCGTCGTCGCACAAGACTTTACTGGCGTTCCGCTTGTTGTTGATATTGCTGCGATGCGTTCTGCTGTGGCTGAGCTTGGTGGTGATGCCAGCATGATAGAACCCCGCGTCCCTGTTGATTTGGTCATTGATCACTCCATCCAAGTTGATGCCTATGGATCAGAGAACGCATTTCAATTTAATACGCAACGGGAATTTGAACGCAACAAAGAGCGTTATGAGTTCCTTAAATGGGGGCAGCAGGCGTTTGAAAAATTCAACATCATCCCACCCTCTATCGGCATTGTGCATCAGGTGAATCTGGAATACCTTGCCAAAGTCGTTATGACCGAAGATTCGCTTGCCTATCCAGATACCGTCGTCGGTACCGACTCGCATACCACGATGATTAACGGCTTAGGTATCGTTGGATGGGGTGTCGGCGGCATAGAAGCGGAAGCCGCGATGTTAGGGCAACCCGTTTATATTTTGACCCCCGAAGTCCTCGGCGTTCACTTGAAAGGCGAACTTCGCGAGGGTGTAACCGCAACAGATTTGGTTCTGACTGTGACGCAACGCCTCAGAGCCGCGGCAGTCGTTGACAAATTTGTAGAATTCTTTGGGGCAGGTGTAGAGGCACTCTCTTTACCAGATCGTGCGACACTCTCCAATATGTGTCCAGAATACGGTGCGACTATCGGATTCTTCCCACCCGATGCAGAGACGATGCGATATCTCCGTCTCACCGGACGCGACGAAACGCACGTTGATATGGTAGAGGCTTACCTTAAAGCCCAAGGTATCTTCGGTATCCCACGCCTCGGAGATGTTACATATTCCGATGTTCTTGAAATCGATCTCGCAGACATTGAACCGAGTATCGCCGGTCCGAAACGACCACAAGACAGGATCGCTTTGTCGGATGTCAAAAACACCTTTACTGAACTCCTTACACGTCCTGTAGCAGAAGATGGATTCGGTATAACAGAAGACGTGGACGATAGCGATGCGATAACACATGGATCAGTGGTGATCTCGGCAATTACCAGCTGCACAAACACAAGTAATCCTTCCGTGATGATCGGCGCGGGGCTGCTCGCCAAAAAGGCTGTCGAAAAAGGGCTGCGTGTTCCTGACTACGTTAAGACCAGTTTAGCCCCGGGTTCGCGCGTCGTCACCGAATACCTACAGAATACCGGTCTACTGCCGTATCTGGAAGAACTCGGCTACAACGTCGTAGGTTATGGCTGCACGACCTGTATCGGCAACAGTGGACCACTCAATGACGTGGTTCAAGAGGCAATTGACACAAAAAACCTCGTTACCGCAAGCGTGCTCAGTGGCAACAGGAACTTTGAAGCACGCGTGCATCCAGAGATAAAAGCCAATTTTCTCATGTCCCCACCACTCGTTGTCGCGTACGGTGTCGCAGGGCGGATTGACATTGATTTCGTTACTGAACCGCTTGGGCACACCACTGCAGGAGAGGCTGTCTACCTGAAAGACATCTGGCCCACCCGACAAGAGATCTCCGAGATGATCGCCGCCGCAGTCGATCGACGGACGTTCCGAGAGATGTATGAGTCCATAGGGAATCAAGCACCGGAATGGGAAGAACTCTCAGGCGCAACGGGAGTCCTCTATCCGTGGAACGAGAGAAGCACCTATGTCCAACATCCCCCTTTCTTTGAAGGATTTGCACGCGAACCTGCCCCTATTACAGACATTGTGGATGCCCGTATCCTCGGCATATTTGGGGATTCTGTCACCACCGACCATATCTCTCCAGCAGGCGCGATTGCAGCCGCAAGCCCAGCAGGGGAATACCTCCAAGAACGCGGTGTAGAGACGCGAGATTTCAATACCTACGGTTCCAGGCGTGGTAATGATCGTGTGATGAGTCGTGGCACGTTCGCCAATCGACGTGTCCGCAACTTGATGACCCCGGATGTGGAGGGCGGATGGACACTTCAGTATCCTGAGGGCACACAATCGACTATTTACGAAACAGCACTCGACTACAGCGGAAACGATGTTCCAACCGTTATTTTCGCCGCACAGGACTACGGTATGGGAAGTTCTCGCGATTGGGCAGCGAAGGGACCCAAACTCTTGGGAGTCAAAGCTGTCGTTGTAGAGAGTTTCGAGCGTATCCATCGCAGCAACCTCATCGGGATGGGAGTCTTGCCCTTGCAGTTCAAGTCGGGTGAGAATGTCCAAACGCTCAACCTTGATGGAAGCGAGATTATCAGCATTACAGGCTTTGCCGAAGACCTTCAACCCGGACAGATGGCAACGATGAAAATCGTCCGCGCAAGCGGCGAAACCCAAACGACGGAGTTGCTCATCAGAATTGACTCTCCTGTGGAAGTAGAATACTACAAACACGGCGGGATTCTGGATTACGTCATTCGGAATTTCTTGTCTGCGTAA
- a CDS encoding tetratricopeptide repeat protein — protein sequence MLQRVIFLAVLFLITLGDSLHTFAQVQVPPTAPSVMPVSDPVEAAHDHYHERRYAEAIKAYEELIENGALRPDGTYTPLRQSQKDSIRLMLGQSYAKVGEDPAAQRVFREIIDENPNGSYATQAVHRLGNLYWQRYQFKVAIRQCKQILQQHPNTTAAATAAYLLGKYQQTEGESEEAMESYKYFLENFPSSPYRVSAINSLIQLYITNQRYTEAEKLIQERMRQYPDDTTLLEQLAELYQQQNAHPKALELYRKALERNPNNTTLRRKLGALYAETGKTSQAVTEWRKMVKDEVNQVEQQKQLGAIYLSHKMYPEAIAAYQQAIRLRPKNSYLYTQLAAAYKIQGQVEQAAEVYIDALQQVGLTRNQREPIWNAMLEIYEGEHYKPIRDKLVAQLEKRRALNPQNSNIVMTLGELYFHAGEVSQALKTFTQLHRNHPTHTDMTLETYARMLERNENPQAIDFYKALIGASTDGTRIRNARSKLAALYQKMKQWNDAITLLEELVSNGEASVKNRLLLGQMQLHGIHAPKIAQITFQALLTQRSLTIPLVEAQLGLAECHILLKRYTLAREVLEPIANRPHLYRAAARKLIGDSYFFAANFDQATKEYNEVIRISKSDQLTNDALERIVLIQNHSDYLKIPLTDYATAVQLYRNGQTTEALQQCERSLETYPQATIVDAMWLLIGDIYREAFKDTEAINAYEQVVARASLSVPKALVNIAEIYRQKSDFTNAAATYTTLITDYPENVIVAHARQQLDEIMKLMNHQ from the coding sequence GGCACTTATACACCTCTCCGACAGAGTCAGAAGGACTCGATTCGGTTGATGTTAGGACAAAGTTATGCCAAGGTCGGTGAGGATCCAGCCGCACAGCGAGTCTTCAGAGAAATTATTGACGAAAATCCGAACGGTTCTTATGCAACACAAGCTGTTCATCGGTTGGGAAACCTCTACTGGCAGCGCTATCAGTTCAAAGTGGCAATCAGGCAGTGCAAACAGATTCTCCAGCAGCATCCGAATACAACCGCCGCCGCTACAGCTGCCTATCTCCTTGGAAAATACCAGCAAACAGAGGGTGAATCCGAGGAAGCGATGGAGAGTTACAAATACTTCCTTGAGAATTTTCCGAGTTCACCGTATCGCGTAAGTGCTATTAATAGCCTCATCCAACTTTATATAACCAACCAACGCTACACAGAAGCCGAAAAACTGATTCAAGAACGGATGCGACAATATCCTGACGATACTACGCTATTAGAGCAATTAGCAGAACTTTATCAACAACAAAACGCTCATCCGAAGGCACTTGAACTCTATCGCAAGGCACTTGAACGGAACCCCAACAACACAACACTCCGCAGGAAATTGGGTGCACTCTATGCTGAAACTGGCAAAACCTCGCAAGCCGTGACCGAGTGGAGAAAAATGGTCAAAGACGAGGTCAATCAAGTCGAGCAACAGAAACAACTTGGCGCAATCTATCTCTCCCATAAGATGTATCCGGAAGCAATCGCAGCATATCAGCAAGCGATACGCTTAAGACCGAAAAATAGCTATCTCTACACACAATTGGCAGCAGCATACAAAATCCAAGGGCAAGTTGAACAAGCCGCCGAGGTCTATATTGATGCTTTGCAGCAAGTTGGGCTTACACGGAATCAACGGGAACCGATCTGGAATGCTATGCTTGAAATCTATGAAGGCGAACACTACAAACCGATCCGTGATAAACTCGTCGCGCAACTTGAGAAACGGCGGGCACTTAATCCGCAAAATTCCAACATCGTTATGACTTTGGGAGAACTCTATTTCCATGCCGGAGAAGTGTCGCAAGCACTTAAAACGTTTACACAACTCCATCGAAACCATCCGACTCACACTGATATGACGTTAGAGACATACGCACGGATGTTAGAACGCAACGAAAACCCACAAGCCATAGATTTCTATAAGGCGTTGATAGGAGCTTCGACAGACGGCACACGTATAAGAAATGCCCGATCTAAACTTGCAGCACTCTACCAAAAAATGAAGCAGTGGAACGATGCTATTACCCTCTTAGAAGAGTTGGTTTCCAACGGTGAGGCTTCTGTGAAAAATAGATTGTTACTCGGGCAGATGCAACTGCACGGTATACACGCACCGAAAATCGCACAAATAACTTTCCAAGCACTGCTCACACAACGCTCACTTACAATCCCTTTGGTAGAAGCACAACTGGGCTTGGCAGAATGTCATATCCTATTGAAACGCTACACACTTGCGAGAGAAGTTCTCGAACCGATTGCCAACCGTCCCCACCTCTATCGTGCCGCTGCCCGCAAACTGATTGGCGATTCCTACTTCTTTGCTGCCAATTTCGACCAAGCAACGAAGGAATACAACGAAGTCATCCGAATTTCAAAATCTGACCAGCTCACAAATGATGCCCTTGAACGGATTGTTCTCATCCAAAATCATTCAGATTATCTCAAAATTCCACTCACGGATTATGCCACTGCTGTGCAACTCTACCGAAACGGACAGACTACAGAAGCACTACAACAGTGCGAACGAAGTCTTGAAACCTATCCACAAGCGACGATCGTTGATGCGATGTGGCTCCTCATCGGTGATATCTACCGCGAAGCCTTTAAAGATACTGAGGCAATAAACGCATACGAACAAGTCGTTGCGCGGGCAAGCCTGAGCGTCCCGAAGGCACTCGTAAATATCGCCGAAATTTACCGCCAAAAATCCGACTTCACCAATGCCGCTGCGACTTACACCACACTCATTACAGATTATCCTGAAAACGTTATTGTCGCCCATGCTCGCCAGCAACTTGATGAAATAATGAAACTTATGAATCATCAGTGA